Proteins encoded together in one Thermomicrobiales bacterium window:
- a CDS encoding Gfo/Idh/MocA family oxidoreductase, with product MSTRYRAIVAGLDHYHVTGWVETLGLFADKIDVVARYDPDPRRATLDRPSFVDPNLPQAFPEWFQRAPFSSDLTELIREARPDLALVTMPNRLAPDVVIELARAGCHVIVDKRGRSTPLAPNGGVAARTTGVKLAVAFTRRYGHAWQSVASEIARGRLGLLLSVEAMFVTSSVPLRGPDNPIFDRNMMGGGILHWLGIHDIDLIQWLSGEPIVRVQAMSATMSSRAVDVEDTISVQFQLEGGAIGTMHFAYALPRVGGSGYVALRGSKSSVRIDATGAIEWIGPASVRDPLRVETSTSDVVRLPGYGAAGASIVADLLDAVEHDRDPLATGENARDALRVVDAAYTSARIGQPVFLVTGFQSEGIGA from the coding sequence ATGAGCACTCGGTACCGCGCGATCGTCGCCGGACTCGACCACTATCACGTCACCGGTTGGGTGGAGACTCTCGGGCTGTTCGCCGACAAGATCGATGTTGTGGCGCGTTACGACCCAGATCCCCGACGTGCCACGCTCGATCGCCCGTCCTTCGTCGACCCCAATCTGCCGCAGGCGTTTCCCGAATGGTTTCAGCGCGCGCCCTTCTCATCCGACCTGACGGAGCTAATCCGGGAAGCACGCCCTGATCTTGCCCTGGTGACGATGCCAAACCGGCTTGCGCCAGACGTGGTGATCGAATTGGCACGCGCGGGCTGCCATGTCATCGTGGACAAACGGGGGCGCTCGACGCCGTTGGCGCCGAACGGTGGTGTCGCGGCGCGCACCACAGGGGTGAAACTGGCCGTGGCGTTCACCCGGCGCTACGGACATGCCTGGCAATCGGTCGCGTCCGAGATAGCGCGGGGCCGACTTGGGCTATTGCTCAGTGTCGAGGCGATGTTCGTCACCTCATCGGTGCCGTTAAGAGGACCGGACAATCCGATCTTCGATCGAAACATGATGGGCGGCGGCATCTTGCACTGGTTGGGCATTCACGATATCGACCTCATCCAGTGGTTGTCAGGCGAACCAATCGTCCGGGTACAAGCCATGTCGGCGACGATGAGCAGTCGTGCGGTCGATGTGGAGGACACCATTTCGGTTCAGTTTCAGCTCGAGGGCGGCGCAATCGGAACCATGCATTTTGCCTATGCGCTTCCTCGCGTAGGGGGGAGCGGGTACGTGGCGCTGCGAGGTTCGAAGTCATCCGTGCGCATCGATGCGACCGGCGCCATTGAGTGGATTGGTCCTGCATCGGTGCGCGATCCGCTCCGCGTCGAAACCAGCACGAGCGATGTCGTTCGCCTGCCCGGCTACGGGGCGGCGGGAGCCTCGATCGTGGCTGACCTGCTCGATGCCGTCGAACACGACCGCGATCCGCTGGCAACCGGGGAGAACGCACGGGATGCGCTTCGTGTGGTCGATGCGGCATACACCAGCGCGCGAATCGGGCAGCCGGTCTTCCTGGTGACCGGGTTCCAAAGCGAGGGAATTGGAGCATGA
- a CDS encoding Gfo/Idh/MocA family oxidoreductase — protein sequence MTSANPRATAFWSAGVEPGPDLLVFDDYRAMLEDVPLDLVAIATPDNLHGPVLKAAVEAGVKAIFCEKPISTHTDEVDEMIAAVEAAGIPVNVNHTRRWNPTWVASREALRNGRIGDLVTIIGKFGGERAMLWRNDSHLIDIINYFANANPVWVVGELEPAHADYGTRYHGDGGRDASLEPAANAFWAYDSGVRAFLSGMKTAVPILEVELIGSSGIITVSDTEAWVREITENGIATTPILPSYSMVGMQAAVVDLIHALESGETPQSPPREARKAVAIIEGILQSQANGNHRVDIG from the coding sequence GTGACATCAGCCAACCCGCGCGCGACCGCTTTCTGGAGCGCTGGAGTGGAACCTGGCCCGGACCTGCTCGTCTTCGACGACTACCGTGCCATGCTGGAAGACGTTCCCCTGGACCTGGTGGCGATCGCCACACCGGACAATTTGCATGGGCCGGTGCTCAAAGCGGCGGTCGAGGCGGGAGTCAAGGCGATCTTCTGCGAAAAACCGATCTCGACACATACCGACGAAGTCGACGAGATGATCGCGGCCGTCGAAGCGGCGGGCATTCCCGTCAATGTCAATCACACCCGGCGCTGGAATCCGACCTGGGTTGCCTCCCGGGAGGCATTGCGAAACGGCCGTATTGGAGACCTCGTGACCATCATTGGCAAGTTCGGCGGCGAGCGGGCAATGCTCTGGCGCAACGACAGTCACCTGATAGACATCATCAATTACTTTGCAAACGCCAACCCGGTCTGGGTGGTGGGCGAGCTCGAACCGGCGCATGCCGACTACGGCACCCGATACCACGGCGACGGCGGCCGCGACGCGAGTCTCGAACCAGCGGCCAACGCGTTCTGGGCCTACGACTCGGGTGTGCGCGCGTTCCTGAGTGGAATGAAAACCGCTGTGCCGATCCTCGAAGTCGAGCTGATCGGCTCCAGCGGCATCATCACCGTGAGCGATACAGAAGCGTGGGTGCGGGAGATCACTGAAAACGGCATCGCCACGACACCGATACTGCCGAGCTACTCCATGGTGGGCATGCAGGCGGCGGTGGTCGATCTGATCCACGCCCTCGAAAGCGGAGAGACACCCCAGTCGCCGCCGCGGGAGGCACGCAAGGCCGTGGCCATCATCGAGGGGATCCTGCAGTCGCAAGCGAACGGCAACCATCGCGTCGACATCGGCTAG
- a CDS encoding ABC transporter permease, producing MGRYILRRLLIAIPILFAISLIVFALQQLTPGDPLNAYLPPDFPLPEAQKEAMRKQLGLDQPFLTRYGYWLKETLQGNLGTSIRTHEPVVDAIKDRVGATLLLMGTAITIGTLIGVIFGVVAAVRQYSAIDGVLTVFAFLGISTPVYLTGLLALYLFSLQLGWFPAGGYSTPGQPFSVSDRLSYLILPASIIAINYIAQTMRYTRSAMLEVLGQDYVRTARAKGLSDRAVVARHAFRNALLPIVTLIGASVPALIGGAIFIESIFGWPGVGRLLLSGVEARDYPIILGITFILAIVTLLANLATDVVYALVDPRIRLD from the coding sequence ATGGGACGCTACATCCTGCGGCGGCTGTTGATCGCCATCCCCATCCTCTTCGCAATCTCCCTCATTGTCTTTGCGCTTCAGCAACTCACGCCGGGTGACCCGCTCAACGCGTACCTTCCACCGGACTTTCCATTGCCGGAAGCGCAGAAGGAGGCCATGCGGAAGCAACTTGGTCTGGATCAGCCGTTTCTGACGCGCTACGGCTACTGGCTCAAGGAGACGCTGCAAGGCAATCTCGGCACGAGTATCCGCACGCACGAGCCGGTGGTGGACGCTATCAAGGACCGGGTCGGCGCCACCTTGTTGCTCATGGGAACGGCAATCACGATCGGCACCCTGATCGGGGTCATCTTTGGCGTGGTTGCGGCGGTGCGCCAGTATTCGGCGATCGACGGGGTGCTGACCGTCTTTGCGTTTCTGGGGATCTCGACGCCGGTCTACCTGACCGGCCTGTTGGCGCTTTATCTCTTTTCGCTTCAGCTCGGGTGGTTTCCCGCCGGTGGTTACTCCACGCCTGGGCAGCCATTTTCCGTTTCGGACCGTCTTTCGTATCTCATCTTGCCGGCCAGCATCATCGCCATCAACTACATCGCGCAGACGATGCGCTACACGCGCTCGGCGATGCTCGAGGTGCTTGGTCAGGACTACGTGCGCACCGCGCGCGCCAAGGGTTTGAGTGATCGCGCGGTGGTCGCGCGGCATGCCTTTCGCAATGCGTTGCTTCCAATCGTGACCCTGATCGGCGCCAGTGTGCCGGCATTGATCGGCGGGGCGATTTTCATCGAATCGATCTTCGGTTGGCCCGGGGTCGGCCGGTTGCTCCTCAGCGGTGTCGAAGCGCGCGACTACCCGATCATTCTTGGAATTACCTTCATTCTGGCAATCGTGACACTGCTGGCCAACCTGGCGACCGATGTCGTCTATGCGCTCGTCGACCCGAGAATCCGCCTTGATTGA
- a CDS encoding amidohydrolase family protein has product MAFDTVIRNATIVDGSGTTPLFVADLAIDAGRIVSIGDLRDQSGADEIDSTGLTLAPGFIDVHVHSEVALISPPTPNRYGSVRQGVTTQLLAPDGFGWAHLDGELFRQMWDYTRFATGDADLGGPWPRAEDYLAIFPDLTPVNVVPEVPHLPIRLAAMGWDDRPATEHELDVMRELTREWLDAGAVAFNTGLDYQPTAFADTHELIELSKVAAEAGAIYAAHIRYHILGREAAWRETFDISREAGIPVHISHESVDDITRPLLQEADGTVDLTFESYMYPAGCTHLAMTLPTWAQAGGTDGVMRRLEDPRTRAELTQFLQDSLTISEGRTARLTIAANQSGRYIGRTLADVAEEQGLSIGEAAMKMLIAEHPYALMIYHRPWGQDVADVIARETFQHPAMMVASDGIYHGTFSHPRSNGCFARAIRMGVRDFGVVSLEEAVWKMSGFPAMRFRIPDRGFIREGYAADLVLFDATHIAEGNTWEKPLESPVGIERVIVGGETVVRQNVPTGAMPGKVLRRQDATISQ; this is encoded by the coding sequence GTGGCGTTCGACACCGTAATCCGCAATGCAACGATCGTCGATGGATCAGGGACCACTCCCCTCTTCGTGGCCGATCTCGCGATCGATGCCGGCCGCATCGTTTCGATCGGAGACCTGCGCGACCAGTCCGGCGCGGACGAGATCGATTCCACAGGGCTCACGTTGGCGCCTGGCTTCATCGATGTTCACGTGCATTCCGAGGTAGCGCTCATCTCGCCGCCGACGCCCAATCGGTATGGCTCCGTGCGTCAGGGGGTGACGACGCAACTGCTTGCGCCGGACGGTTTCGGTTGGGCACATCTCGACGGCGAGCTCTTCCGGCAAATGTGGGACTACACCCGGTTCGCTACCGGCGACGCGGACCTGGGCGGCCCGTGGCCCAGAGCGGAAGACTATCTCGCGATCTTCCCAGACCTTACGCCGGTGAATGTCGTGCCAGAAGTGCCGCATCTGCCCATTCGCCTGGCGGCCATGGGCTGGGACGACCGCCCAGCCACCGAGCATGAACTCGACGTGATGCGAGAGCTCACGCGGGAATGGCTCGATGCCGGCGCGGTGGCGTTCAACACTGGTCTCGATTATCAGCCGACTGCGTTCGCAGACACACACGAGCTCATCGAGCTCTCGAAAGTGGCCGCCGAGGCGGGAGCGATCTACGCGGCGCACATCCGTTACCACATCCTGGGGCGGGAGGCAGCCTGGCGTGAGACCTTCGACATTTCGCGAGAGGCCGGCATCCCGGTGCACATCTCGCATGAGTCGGTGGATGACATTACCCGCCCCCTCCTGCAGGAAGCAGACGGAACGGTCGATCTGACCTTCGAGTCCTACATGTACCCGGCTGGCTGCACGCACTTGGCAATGACGTTGCCCACCTGGGCCCAGGCTGGCGGTACCGACGGTGTCATGAGGCGGCTCGAGGATCCAAGAACTCGAGCCGAACTCACGCAGTTCCTGCAAGACTCGTTGACCATCAGCGAAGGACGCACAGCCCGCCTCACGATTGCCGCCAACCAGAGCGGTCGATACATCGGCCGCACACTGGCGGACGTGGCCGAGGAGCAGGGGCTCTCGATTGGCGAAGCAGCGATGAAAATGCTCATCGCCGAGCATCCGTATGCTCTGATGATCTATCACCGTCCCTGGGGGCAAGATGTGGCCGACGTCATCGCCCGTGAGACGTTCCAGCATCCGGCGATGATGGTCGCAAGCGACGGCATTTACCACGGCACGTTCAGCCACCCTCGATCGAATGGGTGCTTTGCGCGCGCCATTCGCATGGGCGTGCGCGACTTCGGCGTCGTTTCGCTGGAAGAAGCCGTCTGGAAAATGTCCGGCTTCCCGGCCATGCGGTTCCGGATACCCGATCGAGGATTTATCCGCGAAGGCTATGCCGCCGATCTGGTGCTCTTCGATGCCACCCATATTGCTGAAGGCAACACCTGGGAGAAGCCGCTCGAAAGCCCGGTTGGCATCGAACGGGTCATCGTGGGAGGAGAAACCGTCGTTCGGCAGAACGTGCCGACCGGCGCCATGCCGGGCAAGGTGCTCCGTCGCCAGGACGCGACGATATCGCAATGA
- a CDS encoding DegT/DnrJ/EryC1/StrS family aminotransferase has product MGDSMQILAVDGGTPVRSTPLPGHDRLMGQDEIDALTEVIRSGQLGRHGGTKVKELELAFAERYGMKHAIAVSSGSAADHTAIAMIDPEPGDEIITTPCTDFGTILGILFQNAIPVFADLDPETLCLDPVSVEAKITSRTRAILAVHLFGGLADIDALKAIGDRHGIPVIEDCAQAQLAEIDGRLAGTIGQVGCFSFNNTKHLNCGEGGMVITNDEALARRARLFADKAWPRDEDERYSLFLGQNYRLNELEAAVALVGLRRLDDNVAARRKAVESVYERIAGVPGIEIPGSLPNARSSYWILHLFVDDGIDPGAVSSALAAEGIPFSARYVTPLYTWPVLRDANTYGRSRFPFDSPYSDRAFDYAPGLCPVFEKRREQLILLSVDDQWTDDDADDVAAAIRKVLPRFATGV; this is encoded by the coding sequence ATGGGCGACTCAATGCAAATCCTGGCCGTCGACGGCGGCACACCAGTTCGCTCGACCCCGCTCCCAGGGCACGACCGGCTGATGGGACAAGACGAGATCGACGCCTTGACGGAGGTGATCCGTTCCGGACAGCTCGGGCGGCATGGCGGAACGAAAGTGAAGGAGCTGGAACTTGCATTCGCCGAGCGCTATGGAATGAAGCACGCCATAGCGGTCTCGTCCGGCTCGGCGGCAGATCACACTGCTATTGCGATGATCGATCCAGAGCCTGGCGACGAGATCATCACAACACCCTGCACCGACTTCGGGACGATCCTCGGCATCCTGTTCCAGAACGCGATCCCGGTTTTTGCCGATCTCGATCCGGAAACGCTCTGTCTCGATCCGGTCTCGGTCGAAGCGAAGATCACCTCGCGCACACGCGCGATCCTGGCTGTGCATCTCTTCGGCGGGTTGGCCGATATCGACGCGCTGAAAGCGATTGGGGACCGGCACGGTATTCCGGTTATCGAAGACTGCGCCCAAGCCCAGCTGGCGGAGATCGACGGACGCCTGGCTGGAACGATTGGACAGGTCGGCTGCTTCAGCTTCAACAACACAAAGCACCTCAATTGCGGCGAAGGTGGCATGGTCATTACCAATGACGAAGCCCTGGCGCGCCGGGCGCGGCTCTTTGCCGACAAAGCCTGGCCACGAGACGAGGACGAGCGCTATAGCCTCTTCCTCGGGCAGAACTATCGCTTGAACGAGTTGGAAGCCGCGGTCGCGCTGGTTGGGTTGCGGCGTCTGGACGACAACGTGGCAGCTCGCCGAAAGGCGGTCGAGTCGGTCTACGAACGGATTGCTGGCGTGCCGGGGATCGAAATCCCGGGATCATTGCCGAATGCGCGGTCGAGCTACTGGATCCTGCATCTCTTCGTCGACGACGGCATCGACCCCGGCGCAGTGTCGAGCGCGCTTGCGGCGGAGGGCATCCCCTTCTCGGCAAGGTATGTCACTCCGCTCTACACCTGGCCTGTGCTGCGAGATGCGAACACCTACGGTCGCTCTCGGTTCCCATTCGATTCTCCCTACTCCGACCGGGCGTTCGACTACGCGCCCGGGCTTTGCCCGGTTTTCGAGAAACGGCGTGAGCAGTTGATCCTGCTGTCGGTCGATGATCAATGGACGGATGATGACGCGGACGATGTTGCCGCCGCGATCCGGAAAGTGCTCCCCCGGTTCGCGACTGGTGTGTGA
- a CDS encoding ABC transporter permease translates to MIDADTFDPSESQLVQPSPLDRQAPDGLGTENVVRSPTREVVRRFMRHKLAMTGLIVFLVITLMAIFAPLVTQYDPNQIDLRARGQTPSMEHWFGTDRTGRDVYTRTVYAGRISLLVGVLAVLISVVIAIVLGACAGFFGGKTDMVIMRFTDVMMTFPPVVIFVAVAAAAGPGLVNTILVIGLLFWMIPCRLVRAKVLSVRETEYITAARSIGVPTRRIVGFHAIPNVLDVIIVYITLGMAQAILLEAGLSFLGVGIQPPTSSWGNMLNVARNINTLESEPWLWIPPGVAIVVTVLAVNLIGDGLRDALDPRTRT, encoded by the coding sequence TTGATTGACGCCGACACCTTCGACCCGTCTGAATCCCAACTCGTTCAGCCTTCACCGCTCGACCGCCAGGCGCCCGACGGGCTGGGAACCGAAAACGTGGTGCGTAGCCCCACCCGGGAAGTGGTGCGCCGTTTCATGCGGCACAAGCTCGCCATGACGGGGCTCATCGTTTTTCTCGTCATTACGTTGATGGCGATTTTCGCGCCGCTTGTGACGCAATATGACCCCAACCAGATCGATTTGCGCGCGCGCGGGCAAACCCCTTCGATGGAGCACTGGTTCGGCACTGACCGCACAGGCCGCGATGTCTACACCCGCACGGTGTACGCCGGACGGATTTCGCTGCTGGTCGGCGTGCTGGCAGTATTGATCTCGGTGGTGATCGCTATTGTGTTGGGTGCGTGCGCGGGGTTCTTTGGCGGCAAGACCGACATGGTCATCATGCGGTTCACCGATGTCATGATGACCTTCCCGCCCGTAGTCATCTTTGTGGCGGTGGCGGCCGCGGCTGGTCCAGGACTCGTCAACACGATCCTGGTGATTGGCCTGCTTTTCTGGATGATTCCTTGCCGCCTGGTGCGCGCGAAGGTTCTCTCCGTGCGAGAAACCGAATACATCACCGCCGCGCGATCGATTGGCGTGCCGACACGAAGGATCGTCGGATTTCACGCCATCCCCAATGTGCTGGATGTGATCATCGTCTACATCACACTGGGAATGGCGCAGGCCATTCTGCTCGAGGCGGGTCTCTCGTTCCTGGGCGTCGGCATCCAGCCACCGACGTCGAGCTGGGGCAACATGCTGAATGTCGCCCGCAACATCAACACGCTCGAATCGGAACCGTGGCTCTGGATTCCTCCCGGCGTAGCGATCGTGGTGACCGTCCTGGCCGTCAACCTGATCGGCGACGGCCTGCGCGACGCCCTCGACCCCAGAACGAGAACCTGA
- a CDS encoding Gfo/Idh/MocA family oxidoreductase, whose translation MTGERIVEVQALAGQVNDAGIDVEDVLSLAFRYESGATGAMHCAFVLPRTMSAGYFAIRGEHGSLTVNFDGSVSSFGAGNRDDPVREETPVQHSRIARLWQHGTGSHSRSARLDRREPQPLANGDALVAALGVIDAAYESARTGTRVTVD comes from the coding sequence ATGACCGGCGAGCGCATCGTCGAGGTCCAGGCGCTCGCTGGGCAAGTGAACGATGCCGGTATCGATGTCGAAGACGTACTGTCGCTCGCGTTTCGCTACGAATCGGGCGCCACTGGCGCCATGCATTGCGCGTTCGTTCTGCCGCGCACGATGTCGGCCGGCTACTTCGCCATCCGCGGCGAGCACGGATCGTTGACGGTGAACTTCGACGGTTCGGTGAGCTCGTTCGGCGCGGGCAATCGTGACGATCCTGTACGGGAAGAGACGCCCGTACAGCACAGCCGCATTGCCCGGCTATGGCAGCATGGCACCGGCAGTCATTCGCGATCTGCTCGCCTCGATCGACGAGAACCGCAACCTCTGGCGAACGGCGACGCCCTTGTCGCCGCGCTCGGCGTCATCGACGCCGCCTACGAATCCGCGCGCACCGGAACACGTGTCACTGTCGATTAG
- a CDS encoding ABC transporter substrate-binding protein: protein MRSRIRFQRPMQWLGIFALMAALVAPSVALAQDASPEAGGGGVLVGAFDVGPGGCPECANPLQAGAGFTWFEKYFSKLMLYSSDFSAIQGELAESWEINEDATQYTIHLRDGVTWHDGEPFTSEDVKFTIETAANPDSASYIGAKFAGVTSIETPDDLTVVLNLETGNSTLLDAFTFLVMLPQHALADISPADLTTSTWWLESPIGTGPFKWKTYEPGQYIELEAYDDYWRGRPKLDGIINRFFPEAGSAVIALQAGDIAFTYMTLDEAMGLEGEEGFTVLSGPSQVLNYLGFDLTDPRFADQRVRQAFMYAIDRPTIVEQLYGGQATMANCAYILPQYVPDGLNDYAQNVDTAKQLLSDAGFDASQPVEILTYYADQLSQDVLVTIQQFMADVGVQVEIRAVDVPTYNQVSPDPAQWDVVFAGAANGPDPDVLSTHFESIEANPNVLNRSGIKDAQLDELFAKGRSTVDPDARAEIYQQICTIMNEQVYWAPLWVPTRFGGVSNTVENFVWVPAPGGGRYYDQAELWSLAA from the coding sequence TTGAGATCACGGATCCGATTCCAACGGCCGATGCAATGGCTCGGTATCTTCGCGTTGATGGCCGCGCTCGTGGCCCCCTCAGTTGCGCTCGCGCAGGATGCATCTCCCGAAGCAGGTGGCGGTGGTGTGCTCGTTGGCGCGTTCGATGTCGGCCCAGGCGGCTGCCCTGAATGCGCGAACCCGCTGCAGGCTGGCGCCGGTTTCACCTGGTTCGAGAAGTACTTCTCGAAGCTGATGCTCTATTCCTCCGACTTCTCGGCAATCCAGGGCGAACTGGCCGAGAGTTGGGAGATCAATGAGGACGCCACCCAGTACACCATTCATCTCCGAGATGGCGTGACGTGGCACGACGGCGAGCCGTTCACGTCGGAAGACGTCAAGTTCACAATCGAGACCGCCGCGAACCCGGACAGCGCCAGTTACATCGGCGCCAAGTTCGCTGGCGTCACCTCGATCGAGACACCGGATGACCTGACGGTCGTCCTGAATCTCGAGACCGGAAACAGCACCCTGCTCGACGCGTTCACTTTCCTGGTCATGCTTCCACAGCATGCGCTTGCGGACATTTCCCCGGCCGATCTGACGACCTCGACCTGGTGGCTGGAAAGCCCGATTGGGACGGGCCCGTTCAAGTGGAAGACCTACGAGCCCGGTCAGTACATCGAGCTCGAAGCGTACGATGACTACTGGCGAGGACGCCCGAAGCTCGATGGCATCATCAACCGCTTCTTCCCTGAAGCGGGGAGCGCCGTCATTGCCCTTCAGGCGGGTGACATCGCGTTCACCTATATGACGCTCGACGAAGCAATGGGACTCGAAGGCGAAGAGGGCTTCACCGTTCTCTCCGGTCCGTCGCAGGTGCTCAACTACCTCGGCTTCGATCTCACCGATCCGCGCTTTGCCGATCAGCGGGTGCGCCAGGCGTTCATGTATGCCATCGACCGCCCGACCATCGTCGAGCAGCTCTACGGCGGCCAGGCGACGATGGCCAACTGCGCCTACATCTTGCCGCAATACGTGCCGGATGGGCTGAACGACTACGCGCAGAATGTCGACACCGCGAAACAGCTCCTTAGCGACGCCGGATTCGACGCCAGCCAGCCGGTCGAAATCCTCACCTACTATGCTGATCAGCTTTCGCAGGATGTGCTGGTGACCATTCAGCAGTTCATGGCGGATGTCGGTGTCCAGGTCGAGATTCGCGCGGTCGACGTTCCGACCTACAACCAGGTCTCACCCGACCCGGCACAGTGGGACGTCGTTTTCGCAGGCGCCGCCAACGGTCCGGACCCGGATGTGCTGTCGACCCATTTCGAGTCGATCGAAGCCAATCCAAACGTACTCAATCGCTCCGGCATCAAGGACGCCCAATTGGACGAACTCTTCGCCAAGGGCCGCTCCACGGTCGACCCTGATGCTCGCGCCGAGATCTACCAGCAGATCTGCACGATCATGAACGAGCAGGTCTACTGGGCTCCGCTTTGGGTGCCAACTCGCTTCGGCGGGGTTTCCAACACCGTGGAGAACTTCGTCTGGGTGCCCGCTCCGGGCGGCGGACGCTACTACGACCAGGCTGAGCTCTGGTCGCTTGCTGCCTGA
- a CDS encoding fumarylacetoacetate hydrolase family protein, whose translation MPAADANNYVAGYTVFNDVSARSLKIAEGRTERAGDLWFDWLLGKWCDSFAAIGPYLVTKDEAGDPSTLEMALTVNGELRQHSDAGEMIFSIPEAVAFLSRFVTLRPGDLICMGTPGGVGAATETYLKSGDVVVARIDKLGTLENRVQ comes from the coding sequence ATTCCTGCTGCCGATGCCAACAACTACGTCGCCGGGTACACCGTCTTCAACGACGTCTCGGCTCGCTCGCTCAAGATCGCCGAAGGGCGCACCGAGCGCGCGGGAGACCTCTGGTTCGACTGGCTGCTCGGCAAGTGGTGCGATTCGTTTGCCGCCATCGGACCCTACCTGGTGACCAAGGACGAAGCCGGCGACCCGAGCACGCTCGAAATGGCGCTCACCGTCAACGGCGAGCTTCGCCAGCATTCCGACGCAGGCGAGATGATCTTCTCGATTCCCGAAGCCGTGGCGTTCCTGTCGCGTTTCGTCACCCTGCGTCCCGGCGATCTCATCTGCATGGGAACCCCGGGTGGCGTCGGCGCAGCCACCGAGACCTATCTCAAGTCCGGCGATGTTGTCGTCGCCAGGATCGACAAACTCGGCACACTGGAGAATAGGGTTCAGTAG
- a CDS encoding dihydrodipicolinate synthase family protein, with product MRETLHGVWVAMPTPWQSDGTVDAGIVRELVERYAAAGLHGAYTTGTDGEVHVMEVAELDQLVAPFAATSADVGLPVQVGCGWSHTNGVVERGRVARAHGVGIIQVTLPSWIPLNDDEVDRFYGAVGDALPEVLLIHYNIMRSGRMMNGADFARVHRLAPGLAGSKHTGGNISLLMDIIDATPGMAHFMVDSDIVTGGLFGSPGYYSFIANTSPAFALSMMAACERGDWESAAEHAKTCRRFFRRWLPMCADINSSSALAKIATAAGILPDMPLAIKAPYNSGTQRHVDELKSLLRAEFPELIDPQFA from the coding sequence ATGAGAGAAACACTCCATGGCGTCTGGGTGGCGATGCCGACTCCCTGGCAATCCGATGGGACGGTCGACGCCGGCATCGTCCGAGAGCTCGTCGAGCGATACGCCGCCGCTGGGTTGCATGGCGCCTATACCACGGGAACCGATGGCGAAGTGCACGTGATGGAAGTGGCCGAGCTCGATCAGCTCGTCGCTCCGTTTGCCGCCACCTCCGCCGACGTGGGATTGCCGGTACAGGTCGGGTGTGGGTGGTCCCATACCAATGGCGTCGTCGAGCGCGGCCGTGTGGCCCGTGCGCACGGTGTTGGCATCATCCAGGTGACACTTCCGTCGTGGATCCCCCTGAACGACGACGAGGTCGATCGCTTCTACGGCGCGGTAGGCGATGCGCTGCCGGAGGTGCTGCTCATTCACTACAACATCATGCGCAGCGGCCGGATGATGAACGGCGCCGATTTCGCACGTGTGCACCGGCTCGCGCCGGGTCTGGCGGGCAGCAAGCACACTGGCGGCAACATCTCGCTCCTGATGGACATCATCGATGCGACGCCAGGCATGGCGCATTTCATGGTCGATTCCGACATCGTCACGGGCGGTCTCTTTGGCTCACCCGGCTACTACTCGTTCATTGCCAACACCTCGCCGGCGTTCGCGCTCTCGATGATGGCTGCCTGCGAGCGCGGTGATTGGGAATCCGCCGCCGAGCACGCCAAGACTTGCCGCCGCTTCTTTCGCCGTTGGCTACCCATGTGCGCCGACATCAACTCCTCGTCTGCTTTGGCCAAGATCGCGACCGCGGCCGGCATTCTTCCGGATATGCCGCTCGCCATCAAAGCGCCGTACAACAGCGGCACGCAGCGGCATGTCGATGAACTGAAATCGCTGTTGCGCGCCGAGTTCCCAGAGCTGATCGATCCGCAATTCGCGTAA